The genomic window AGTGGTTTCTGCTTGGGCCAGGTGACTGAAATATGAAAGGTCATGACAATTAATCAGGCTGACTCCCTCTGAGTGacttcctgctgcaggttttattaaatgaagtcataaaatcacatttctccaCAGACTGGGAGTAGATTATAGACAATGAATATAAATCTTTGATTGTCGCATTGGGTATGAAACGCCTCCCCAGCTGCTACAAGCTGACACATACTCCATTTCATTCCCAAAACCAATCCGGTACGAAATAATTAAAGCTTCAAAGAcacaaaatgtgtcatttttggGAAACTGACACATTTCTCATCAGAAaccagtaaaatatatatatgtgttaaaatacagaatatttcAATATATgtagaaatgtaatgttttttttttgtttgttttttttgtggtagaAAAATCTAATCAGTACCggtaaatttaatttaacttgattttattttcatgcttatgtaaaatacaaatgtCAAATCATcagcataaatacattttggcctgttttctcatctttggtgtttttaaatccataaaAGAGTATTTGACATCCAGTTCAGAATGTGtaacaaaaacgtttttaaatgtatttaatcttTGTATGTACctgtttatctttatttaatagtttaaaaaaacaaactaaggCACAGATCAGGTGGAACGGCGCCTACTATTGTCCAGGTGGAAGATGGTCCTTGTAtgatgaagataaaaaaaaaaaaatgtttcatcactgaaatcacaaaaaaatagaaataaaaaaaaaacaggtgggTGGAGGGGAGCACCTGTAAGATAACTCCGATTACTCTGGCACTTTCTCTGATGTTTTACTGCAAAGACTTTGAACCGCTGGTATTTTATGATGGGCTCCATAGCTGCTTAAACCCTTTGGGCACCTTGGTGCCAGGATCCGACCCTGCCAAGAGGAGACACTTGCTAACCCCTGATGACCTCTATTGAGTTCAGCAAAGCTTGTGCCGGAGGTCTTTGCAAGATTATGCAGAGTGGAAACATTGCTGTCCTTTCCTCATCTCTACCTTAGAATAAATCCACCTGTGCCATCTGCTGCAGCCTGAAAAGGCCTGCAGCTCCGCTTATCTTACTTCGACCAAAATACAGCTCTAAATGTTACCTACAGATTGTAGTATTTGGCATTTCTTTTCATCCCCAGCCTCCTCGAGAGAAGATCTCCAACTCGGATTGATTCTGGCTGTAGGGAATGATGTGCTAAGTGATTTTTGAGATGCCCCAAATGGGTCTCAAAGCAGGGCTCATCTTACCCTTTTTCCGGGAAAGATCAATACAGCAAAAAGcatgcgtgtatgtgtgtgtgtgtgtgtgtggggggggggggggggggggggggggggggggtgtatgcgtgtgtgtgcgtgagaaagaaagagagacagagaaagaagttGAGCATCCATCAAAACCTCCTGAAGGTGCTTCGTTGTAGYTGAGTGTTTTTAGTTGCTCCTCATATCTGGGCTGCTCTTATTACTGATAATGGACACGTAAGTGATGACTATTAGGCCCACATCTCCAGTAAAGCTGATGGAGAGTGGAAGTCATGAAAAAGAGGGTAAATTATAATCAGatctggcagcagcagcagataaatTCATTGCTGACCATGTCGTTAGCATCTACTGAAAACAAGCAGATTgcaaagacacattttaataCATCCGTGTTGGAGGTTTGATATTACAAATGACTCATTCTTAGTTGCCttgtcagttgttttttttataagttataCAAGGCCATCACTTCCTGTAGATTAGAGCCTCCTACCTTACAGAGATAATCCAACATCCCCCAGTCAACACTTTACACCAAATGAGCTTCTTCCCgcagtcaaaaacaaaagtatccAGCAGCAATACAGCACAGCCGACCAGTTTTCAAAACACYACAAACRATCAGAAAATAGATAtatgtttgcatttcttcagtCCACAGCRAATCCTCCCTCCAGATCTCCAACTGTCCTTCCTTGCCTGCCCGGCTGCATGGCGAGGGATTTTCATGGACAGGTAATTAGTTGGTAAGCATCTTAACCCACAGGCAGGATAGTAATCCACGCCGCCCTCCTCCCTCTCCTGCTGCCGCCTCCATGAGCGGACCTGGGTGGGACAGTACATTTCCGCTGTGTAACTTTACGCACAGGGCGCGCATTCCTGAGGAGCCGATGAGGGATGCTGGACAGGTACTGGGGCACATCCAGAAAGTGTGTTATGTGGCAGCCGCATGGGGAgggcaacaacagcagcagcaatacAGTCGGTTTATTTAGGCATTTGGCTACAGTCGACATTTAGCACCAATAAAACAATCTGGAGtcttttcataatttttctgAACAACTTGATTTGATAAGTTAGAGCATTTTTAGCCCGTTAAAATGTTATGTCCATGATTCTAAGCCActgaaagtcaaaataatgcatatttttaaaaaatagagtTTGCTccttattaaaatatattctttctTGTCTCAAATCTGCACAAACTCATAGATAATTAGTAGGTTTGACCATTCCTTGCCTTCAGCTCCAAATTTTGGACTTCCTTTAGAGTGACAATATATGTCACAAGTATGAATCCTAAActgattgtttaaaaaacattcttcCTAAACTAAAATAGCATTTCGAGCTATGCCCTCCAGAACAAAAAGGCACTGCAATGCCATTCGGACATCTATCTCAATAATGAAAGACCAACATTTTTCTtgccaaaaatacattttcaaaggcAACATGTAGCATAGATGTCCAGCTGCTCGTTGTTGGGACAGAAAAAAGGACAGAGTGAGCGGTTTTCTTTGCAACTGAGCTCTGTGGAAGTAAAAAGTGTCGAGGACAGATTCCATTCATGTTCAGTCTCTGCTGGAACAACTGGAACCTCAGAGACACAAACTAAATGTGACGGATAAAGAAACTACACAGTTTGTGCCACAAATAGACAGATCAGGCAGAGAGTTGATAGTCAGACCATTGAGAAGGCCAAGGCTGTTGTTAGTGAACATAAAGTTTATCGGGTATGAAATGCTTTCTTTATATAAATACCTGGCTGGACGAGCTTAAATTTTGAGCCaaatgaaggagaaaatgtTTGCCAGCAGATGGTGTTTGagcatttagcattagcttaaagGTACTTTTTATGGCTGAAACCCATATTTATAGCAACAAACTCCTTAAggatttttagtgtttttttaaatacctcaCCACCACCATTTCCCATGGTGGTGAAGTTTCTACAGACAAAATAGAATCGCTTTTAAATCCCCCCACAGAGTGCCGGTTTGCTAGTTCTCCAGGCTGCTGAACTCAGACGGCATTTATCCTGACTTCCTCCACTTCACTAGATTAGCTTAAATATAGATATTCACTTAATGAAATCAGATTCAGGCAGGAGACTTTGCATACTTTTATCTTTGTTTGACAGTTTGTCATGCAGCGATGCCCGGATTCAGCATCCAagacaaaataagtaataaaaagagcaaaatattgctgtttctttctttatgtaCTTTTAATTTCTCGTTTTTGGTAATGGAAATTAACAAAACGTTCGTAAGCTGCGAACCTGAACAGAAATTTAAAGAGAAGgctatcaaatatatattatactCTTTAACTTGTATATCTCATTCTTCAATAGATGTGAAAAGTTACCTAATCAGGAGAAATCGAGTAAATATACAATACAACAGACACCTTTCTTGTATTTTCCAATAAAGCTCTTCAGGCTGCAGGCAAAGAATTTTGACTTACCAGCATCCAGGCTGCGCAGGACCTCCCCTCTCGCGTCGATGCGTGCGCAAAAAGTTTCTCCAAGCGCAGGCCTCCAGTGCGCCGCGTTTTATACGAGCATCCAAAGCTCCGTGCACAGCTCATTTACCTGCTGTCGGTGATTATTAGACAGATTGCATGTGGAAAAAGACGCATCATCCTTTCAGCTGATGCGGATCCGCTGTTGTCGGATAGTCCGGGCTTGGGTTACGGCTCTTTCAAAGTTAAGTTTGAAATCCAGCCGTGCTCCCTTTGTCCTCTCCATACATTATGGAGGAGGCGCAGCCGGTCAGCAGAGGCTCATCGCTCTCCGCGCCCTCCGATGCTCCTCCAGCTTCTCGGGTTACTCCGGAAAAAAACTTGACGTTTATAcgatcttttttcttttccgaATAAAAGATTTCCACCGTTCTTCACAAAATGGGctaatttccttttctttcatttgcatTGCGTAACCCAAATATTATAACCTTTTACGATTTTAAATCCAGACCTTTGAATAAGTTCGCAAATTGAAAGAGCAATCCAGCCCTTTCATATTTGCTCttaaagtactttaaaaaaaaaaaactgcatagaGAGAGAGGCTGAAATAATGAAACACTCTGGGATGAGCTCTAATTACTGAGAGTGGCTGTCTAGCCAAATTAAACACTGATGTTGCAACTGGAAACCAGAATATGCGCAGAAAGGGGCAGCGTGGCCACACAACCAATTAATATTTCATTAGATCATTATACTCATGGTCTGGACTTCATCACGGCATCATTCAGTATTGTAGTAGTCTATAATCACACTCGGATGAGCAAAGCCAAGAATGagcttaatgaaaagaaaactaatgttttaatctgttcttAAATTGTTTCTTTGGGAGATCTTTATtgcaaaactgaacaaaaacagctgCCGGAGAAAATctggagcaaaagaaaaaatattctgtttccATAATTTTGCTCTCACAACTAGATCTTTTTAGAGCAAACATACAAATAGCAATGGCcttataaaattatttactaCACTTTTAACCCCAACTGCATAAATTAATAgaagtttactttaaaaaaaaatctttttgtcttattttgggGGKTTTTTTTGGATATGTGTGTTTGGTGTTAAAGGTTTTGTTCATTAAAACGTTTTGGTTTTGATAAAGCAGGAAATCAATATCAATCACTTAAGTTCTGTAgtcctgataaaaaaaatgtatcttcaaaagataaatattgcatatttatGTTGCCATTTACGTTTACGCTATGTCATTTTACTCTATGAAGGTTTAAATAAACAGTAACCCTTTCAAGCgttgaatgttattttatggAAGTGTGTTGCTCCTTACACTGCCATCTAGCGGCCACTTCCTCAAAGTTCACACTTCATGCTTTGAGCCTCCTTGCAAAAATGCTAACGGTCATTTTCCTGCTTTAATCCGAGAGCATCTAAATTAAGAAATTACATGGGTATGACATTAAGGACCGTTTGGTGCTTGTAGAACTCATTTGGACAGAACCGTGTCTTCTCCTATGAGGCTGAAGCATACAGAAcgagacatttttttatatagctATATAATTTctctagaaattttttttttttccctcctcagcttttcaattcaaattaagCCTGGAAGAGAGTCGATTTTGTGTCTTGTGAACCagttttatgttgctttttccaAATAGTGTCATGTAATTTTGTAAGGATATACACATCCTGTCCTGAACGACTGAGTGGTGAGACCCATTTTCCGTTTTCTGATCTTCAATTGAAATCTCCAGGTATTTCAGAATCCATCAAGTTCTTTTAAACAAGGTTTCTGGCTTTTGAAAGGGAAAcagacccacagcatcactgATCCTACACCATGCTGAGCAGTTGCCATTAGATGCTTTTCCAAAGtgtttaattggttttaaacCAAACTCACCTCATGAAGGTACTGAAAAGTAAATCAGAATCCCAGTGGTGCTTCGCAGGTTACACTCATCAATGTTTGTCCTGcagggaaattatttttgctggtGTTACACCAAAGTCTGACTGTCAGACATAAGTACTGTTGATGTCTGATTGGGTTTATGAAGTCAACATCTGAGTAACTTAATTTAACGTTTCTCTTACTACTCTCCTCTGACAGAAAGCTGTaagattaaaaaagtttaaaaaaaactgaggtaaaaaaaaaaaaacacttaagaaaaacatccagacactgccacctagtggacaAAACAGGGATTACCATAATTTTTCTAACCAACGTgaagaaaacagctttaaaataagTGACAAATTAACTTctttccacatttaaaaaaaaagatagaaacatgtatgtttttgttgtttatttctttcttcaaGTTACAAGGGAAGCACatttattgattcttttttttgccatttaaaaaTCGGGGGATATCTTGgcttaaaagttcaaaataaaaacatttagacaaaTTAAAGGCGTCAAACATGTgttgcattaataaaaaaaaaatatagaaaaaaaaaaagaaacacagcaatGAATCCTGATGGCATCCAAGGAGGCTGGACAGTggttctccattttttttctgttactgttGCATTTGAAGACATCATGTCCTAAGACTAACACCAACATGCAGTCTATTTGGTACAAAGGCTAACCAGAGGAGAGTTTAACGAGATCTGGTTAAATCACCTTCAAACAACACGGAatggccctttttttttttttttttttttactggatcTGGTGTTAAGACATTCCTGCTTTCCCGTCTGATCCGCAGTGCATTAAGAGCTCGGCACATTTAACAGCAACACCTTCACCGCTCTGTCGCCCACAGATGCATGAAGCTCAGCTGCACTAAACCAAgaccttttaaagtttttcattttagagtTCGACCTTTTAGGGGAACGTtagataattacattttttggtcccgatatttttggaaataaaaaaaaaaacatgctgccgACGGCATGAAACGGTAAAAGTGACCAATCTGAAACAAAGAGCGCTGCGACGGGACAYGTCTCCACGAGGGACAGGTGGGGGCAACGTCTCTTTGGAGGTGCTAGTTCGGCTGATGAAGATGATTTAACGCTCCACATCTTTAACAGGAAAAGCATTTGTTTGTCATTACACAAGTATTAAACCATACATCATGATAGGATTCACCACCTGCAAAGAAACTAACTATCCCTACGCATGTCAGACACCTATGACAGTTCAACACAAGCAATAGGCAGAGTTAAGTTCAACAATAATCCCCACTGACCCCTTGACTGTACTTCTGTGTCATGCCACAACACACAAAGATACTCAGAATGGCAAACACTTTCCTAAAacggagaggaggaggatgaggaggaggaggaggaggagaaggcgGGTGCTAGAAAACAGAGGATATTGATTACGGAGCTCTCTCCCTGATTCCTGCTGAGTATCATCGGAGCAACACAACGCGTCAAAGGATGAGATTCATGCACACGCTGATGCGTTTAGAAAGTGTGTGATGTGTCTGCATCTTTCCGCAGTCCTGGAACGACCGTCTGCAGCCTGTACACCGAAAACATGAgcccactgctgctgctgcctttcaATCCTGTCGTAGCGGTGATTGTGATGATTGCAGCTCCTCgtagtgggggggggggaacaagttcttatttttaaatctcctttttttgttttttagtcatCCAGCTCTGCCTTAAAGAGGAAATGATGGCAAAAGTAAAAAGGTggtgaaaatgtgttgatgAGTGCCGTCCTGTGTGGGTTTTATAGTGCAGCGTGAAAATCCTGGGGTTGAGATCAGGTGAAATAAAGCAACACTTCATTCTGATCTCTCCGGATGATGAGGAAGAGCGCAGAGCTGATGGTGATGATTTCCTAAACATGACAttgtcgtttttgtttttccatactGCAAAACCTTGTGTAGCAATAAAAATCCTTGTGTTACTGTAAAAAATCGTCCCGTTTGTTTAAATACGAATATAGTACTGAGTTTCTGCTCTTTAGGAAACGATAGTCCGTTGTGAGGCGAAGGACGGTTCTGCCTTCACTACAACTCCATATCCTGAGCCTCGTCCTCGGAAAAGTCCGACATGGAGCTCTCGGAGGAGGAGTCGCCTCcgccctcctcctgctcctttAGAGCCTCCTCTGTGGCGTACTTCTGGATGTACTCTGGAAGAGACGAGCASACAAATGAGTCCAAACCGACgtccacagcagcagcttcacgtCTATCAGAAACAGAACGACCTCGTGCGCTTCGGGCGGGAGAACGTTACGCTGCTGTGACTCAAAGAAACTCTGCCTTGCAAAAAACTCTCGTCCAAAACTTTCtgctactttgttttggtccatCAGGTGTGAAACTTTTCCAAACCaaagatgtttaaataaaactcatttagagGCACAAATGTTACATCACCTTTTGTGGAAAGGCGTTGTAAAAATATTAGGACAtatgttcacattttgaaagaactgccattttatttctgtttttttaggtttttaaaaaccataaaaacaaaaacaacaaaaaaggattaagacattttcttcaatgggatgttgatgtttgtggcaaataatttacatacaacaacaaaaaaaaaactgcttaaacataatgttgacaaaaaatattactgataCGTTAATGCAAGATCTATTGcatacaaaaaaactaaaacagaactGCTAAAATCAGATCCATAACTTTTGCTGTATGAAACTACAATTGCAGACATATTCGGGTATTGGTGTCGTACCTTTGATCTTGTGTTTGTAGTCCTCCGGCCGGTGCAGGTACATGGCGGCGGCGTCCCCGTTCAGGGGGTCGATGGGGTTGGGGTAGGCGAGCAGCTGAGGGAGGAAGGACTCGAAGATGTTGGTGAGGTCTGAGAAAAGAGCGGAGAAACATGTGAGAGCGGCATCAACGTCAGGCACCAGGGGTCTCTCAGTTGCAACTAGgttattcagatttaaaaaaaaataatttttattaaaaacttgaaaacacAATCGGCTCCTTTTCTGAGCTCATTTCTGGATGGTTCTCCACAGACTAGACAGAAATCCTCTTTCTTTGACTGGTGTTTAAGGGAAATGTTGCAGGTTAGTTTTAGCGCCGCTGTCTGTTGTGCAGCAGAGCTGAGGAACCGGTTGGAAAGAGCAGACAGGAAGCTAACGGGAGACGCAGGATTTGCTGCATCTTCTTCACAGCAGTCAGAGGCTTCATCACCCGCGGCTAAAAGGAAACCAACCAGAAGGACAAATCTCATGCTGTTGGTGTCATTAGTGGTTGTACTGGACTCTCCAAGCTTACTACAAGATATTACCTTTCAACGATGAAGTTAAGacataaaacactgttttttatgttgtcagtCARTGTCCCGTGTTTATGGatataaaactcaaacatttaatcCCTAATATATACTTTATTTATCTTTCAGGGCCAAAGCACTCAGACGTATTGAAACGTTTCRAAGTTTTGAACAGGTTCGGCCGTTACAAATAAACATGTGCGCTACAATAACTGTAAGAAAATTTCACCAATATACGCAAGATCTATGTAACTTTCACTCGATGCAATGTAGAAACACACAGCAGTGCAttcacacacagcagcagccgGTGTAATTATTAACACAGCTTCTTCTGACTCTGCTGCTGTCCTGTCCTTGGATAACGTCACAAAGCAGCTCTGGTGCCGACTTATTTAAACATCCAAAGATTAATTTCAGCAgacaaaaatcaatcaaactttcaaaagtcacattttttttgtcttgtttgaagTACCTAATGTCAATGGAACCAGTAAAAACTCTCCAGAAAAAGTCGACAGATTGACTGGAAGGTGTCGCCACATCCCACTCTTCCCTGAATCTATATTGGAGATGCACAGCAGCAAAGTGATATTTCCTCCCTCTGTGGCTCTTCTCGTCTTTGCTTGccgtgttattttatttaaagttgtttttttttacacaacagtTAATTAGTATGACAGATCAGCATTTATGTAAGAACGTGATATAAAAAACAGAGTTTATGTTGTTTATGTGAAACCATCTCAGTGTGTGAATCAAGGAGAAATGGAGATCTGTTAAACATGAACTTAGCTGTctgctgtaaacaaaacaagctcCATGCACAAATGGAAGATGCAAACATTCAATAGAAAAATCTACAGATTTTgatattcataaataaaaacctaaagaaTCAAAATACTGCTGCTCTGATCTTATTACGGGAAACAACGAGAACAATGAAACTGATCGGTAGCCGTCGGCCGATTTCTGTGGCTGTTTCTGAACACCACGCTGACCTCATCGAGCTTSTCTtgagtttatttaaacacaGGAGCACAGAAGAGTCCAACCGAATGGRAAACCCGGAGAAAAGTCTTTATGTCTCCACAACAGTCGTCACCCAGTCATGCAGAAACTCCTACGCACAATCTACTTCTCCAGCAGGTTAAACTGTCTAACAGAGCAGCCCGGTGAACTCCCGCCCGTCTGAGTCGAGGTGCAAGTTTATATTCTGTACTTTATTGCaaagaaatttaagaaaattactTGTTTAGCTTAAAAGGCTGTAGCATATTTGTAATTTCCAAGTTAAGCTAACTTaaataaacagatgtttttactATGCAACATTCTTGtggaaacagcaaaagaaaaaacaactttgctcTCTTTACATTTATCCTAAAAGTATCTGATCTCCGATCATGATTTTAAAAGACTCGGGAAATTAAGTGCTACCATCAAAACGAACTGTGAAACGTTTAATTAAACACTGATATCTTTGCTTGCTCAGCAGattttgtctgtctgctggCAAGAGTGcgtgttcacacacacacacacacacacacacacacacacacacacacaagcgtATCTGACTCGGCGTGCGTCAGCATCGATGAGAGTCTGAAGTTTGCGTTTTCGTCTAGCTTTTGTCAAGCTAGCTTTTGGAAGTTAACAAACTGAACGACACCGACAGTGAACACATACAGTTACTGCATACTGTGATGTCTTGAGGGAACACYGACACTCACTGAGTAACGGTGGGGGAAATGATGGACCGTCCCCCTAGCGGGTTATGAACTGACTCACGGTCAACGCTGGACGTTTTGGACTAAAAACTACAAAGACACCAGACAGCAAAGGGACAAAATGACCTAAACCCAAACATGTCTTCCTCACTTKTTCAAGACTTTCTAATCTATCAGCTCTGAATGCTTGACCTGAATACAAGCAGCAGTTATCACTGCAGTGTAAGCTGATTAAACAGAGACACAGCGTAAAGCTCTACAGCAGAGGTCCAGTTTGAGCGCTCCACTCTGTGGTCGTTTTTATGCCATGACTGTTACTTTAGCTAAGTTTGGATCTTCGGCCGACGCCCCTGTGACCTACCGTAGAGAGCCGTCCACGTCTGGTTGATAACATCTAAACACACGGTTCCTGAcctgagaaacacacacagcagcagagtAAGTGATGAAAACGGAAAAGATTGATCAAACATCTGTCACAACAAGTAGAAKCTAGCTCAACTTACGCTTCATCGATATTGGGATGAAAGATTTTGTtcataaaacctgaaaaaaaagaagattttattaAGATTCACACAATCGCTCATTTATTCTctcattttgtgtttccatCATATTCCTTTGATTTGATCATGACAAAATAAGAACCGTCTGGCCTACTTGTCGCTAAGACAAGAAGTAAAACTTATCCGTACCTATTGACGGTGATTTGAACGGATATTTATCTGGCAGGTCCACCCGAACCTTCCACACGCCTCCTTCATACGGTGCTAAAAAATTWAATCAAATAAGTGTTCATTTTCAATAATTATGTCTTGAAAAACAATTCACaccccttaaactttttcaccttttgcTTCATTCAAACCAGAAACRCTTAAGTGTGGGATTATGGTATTTCATGCCAACCAACACAAACATTAtgaagcacaaagaaaacaactctAGRCTGAGAGAAAGGAGAGCATTAATTAGTGAAGCAGCCAAGAGGAACATGCCAActccagaggagctgcagaggtaaataataataataataataataataataataataataatcttaacTATTAGTCAACCATTGGGGAGGGAAATCTGGTCAGACTAGATGGAGTTGGACACTTAAGATTAAGGTGGAGGTTTGACCCAAAACACGCAGCCAGATCTGCAATATAACAGCTTAAAGCAAAAGAATGTTAATGTGTTAGAACGGCCTAGTCGAAGTCCAGAGATTTGTTGGATTGGTCtaacacataaaaatacataggaatttaaagttttaatgtaacaaaatgggctgcacagttggtagagctgatgccttgcagcaagaaggttctgggttcgattcccggcccctgtctttctgcatggagtttgcatgttctccctgtgcatgcgtgggttttctccgggtactccggttttcTAAAATTaagtccatccattttctttacacaagggtgtaaagaaaatggatggatgtaacaaaatgtgaaaaagtggagtgattttttttttttttcgaggAACAAATGCTTACATAAAGtctaaaaatgtcaaagctTACTAGGTTTTATGCAAATCTGGTAAAATACTGTGGCATGCTGCTCAAGACAAACAGTAAAGACTCTTACTTCCAGG from Poecilia reticulata strain Guanapo linkage group LG6, Guppy_female_1.0+MT, whole genome shotgun sequence includes these protein-coding regions:
- the LOC103466080 gene encoding ubiquitin-conjugating enzyme E2 H-like → MSSPSPGKRRMDTDVVKLIESKHEVTILSGLNEFVVKFHGPPGTPYEGGVWKVRVDLPDKYPFKSPSIGFMNKIFHPNIDEASGTVCLDVINQTWTALYDLTNIFESFLPQLLAYPNPIDPLNGDAAAMYLHRPEDYKHKIKEYIQKYATEEALKEQEEGGGDSSSESSMSDFSEDEAQDMEL